In the Verrucomicrobiota bacterium genome, one interval contains:
- a CDS encoding type II secretion system protein: MALAPQPLPSRRKRVNMLKIPSTMSSPLLSRRRGFTLIELLVVIAIVAILASLLLPAVSKAKLKATGANCINSQKQLILASFLYTDDNEDHLIPSSFRNAPMVGGGYWAGPSPEFTTGINVEEAMRRVRKGLTNGPLFKYISNENSYHCPGDLRTRRLKPGRGWAFDSYSKAEGINGFTGWNDVVPYKKASSVHEPAKSMVFVEETDPRGYNIGTWAIWVTPPRWVDPFAIFHGNWSTFSFVDGHAEGHRWLDHRLIDAARRAGESGANTLDWPGGGPQNPDFRWVYDRFRFVNWKPL, encoded by the coding sequence ATGGCCTTGGCTCCACAACCCTTGCCTTCGCGAAGGAAACGGGTGAACATGCTGAAAATCCCAAGCACGATGAGCTCCCCGCTTCTCTCCCGCCGACGCGGTTTCACGCTGATCGAACTTTTGGTGGTGATCGCCATCGTCGCCATCCTGGCGAGCCTGCTGCTGCCCGCCGTCAGCAAGGCGAAGCTCAAAGCCACCGGGGCCAACTGCATCAACAGCCAAAAGCAACTGATTCTGGCGAGCTTCCTCTATACCGATGACAACGAAGACCACCTGATTCCGTCCTCTTTCAGGAATGCGCCCATGGTTGGAGGCGGCTATTGGGCCGGACCCAGCCCGGAATTCACGACCGGAATCAACGTGGAAGAAGCCATGCGCAGGGTGCGCAAAGGGCTCACGAACGGCCCGTTGTTCAAATACATCTCCAACGAGAATTCCTATCATTGCCCCGGTGATCTCCGCACCCGCCGCCTGAAACCCGGACGAGGCTGGGCTTTCGACAGCTATTCCAAGGCCGAAGGGATCAACGGCTTCACCGGATGGAACGACGTGGTGCCCTACAAAAAAGCCTCCTCCGTGCATGAACCAGCGAAGTCCATGGTGTTCGTCGAGGAAACCGACCCGCGCGGCTACAACATCGGCACGTGGGCGATCTGGGTCACTCCACCGCGATGGGTCGATCCCTTCGCGATCTTCCACGGAAATTGGAGCACCTTCTCGTTCGTGGATGGCCACGCGGAAGGACATCGCTGGCTGGATCACAGGCTGATCGACGCGGCGCGACGCGCGGGCGAATCTGGGGCCAACACCCTCGATTGGCCCGGAGGCGGCCCGCAAAACCCGGATTTCAGGTGGGTTTACGACCGCTTCCGCTTCGTGAATTGGAAGCCCTTGTAA
- a CDS encoding aldo/keto reductase — MKTRPLGNTGLQVPILGFGASSLGQEFRSISLDEAMRSVRTALEHGLNFIDTSPFYGRGMSEVLLGLALREVPRESYLLCTKLGRYDLAHFDFSARRVAESIDVSLHRLGAAHLDIVLCHDIEFVPMQQIVDETLPALRRAQQQGKVRFVGFSGYPQKIFRFICDQTSVDCVLSYNQYTLQNTRFAEETVPYLKAKGVGVMNAGPFSARLLTQAPLPAWLKEPAPVKDAARQAAALCQSRGVDIARLALQFSVENPDIATTIAGSANPENIRRWARWIEEPLDQDLLREVLEIFRPVKNIGHLEGLPENN; from the coding sequence ATGAAAACAAGACCCCTTGGAAACACCGGACTTCAAGTGCCCATCCTCGGTTTCGGCGCGTCCTCCCTTGGCCAGGAATTCCGCTCCATCAGCCTGGACGAAGCCATGCGAAGCGTCCGCACGGCGCTCGAACACGGTCTCAACTTCATCGACACCTCTCCTTTCTACGGCCGCGGGATGAGCGAAGTCCTCCTCGGGTTGGCCTTGAGGGAAGTCCCGCGAGAGAGCTACCTGCTCTGCACCAAATTGGGCCGCTACGATCTGGCTCATTTCGATTTTAGCGCCCGCCGCGTCGCGGAAAGCATCGACGTCAGCTTGCATCGGCTGGGAGCCGCCCACCTGGACATCGTGCTCTGCCACGACATCGAATTTGTCCCCATGCAGCAGATTGTGGACGAAACCCTGCCGGCGCTGCGCAGGGCTCAACAACAGGGCAAGGTCAGGTTCGTGGGCTTCAGCGGCTATCCTCAAAAAATCTTCCGCTTCATTTGCGATCAAACATCGGTGGACTGCGTGTTGAGTTACAATCAATACACGCTGCAAAACACGCGATTCGCCGAGGAGACCGTGCCCTATCTGAAAGCGAAGGGTGTCGGAGTGATGAACGCGGGACCCTTCAGCGCCCGACTGTTGACTCAAGCCCCCCTGCCCGCTTGGCTCAAAGAGCCCGCGCCGGTCAAAGACGCCGCCCGGCAAGCCGCCGCACTGTGCCAAAGCCGGGGCGTGGACATCGCCCGGCTCGCGCTTCAATTCTCGGTGGAGAACCCCGACATCGCCACGACCATCGCCGGCAGCGCCAATCCCGAGAACATCCGCCGATGGGCCCGCTGGATCGAAGAGCCCCTCGACCAGGATCTTCTGCGTGAAGTTCTCGAAATCTTCCGGCCCGTGAAAAACATCGGCCACCTGGAGGGCTTGCCCGAGAACAACTAG
- a CDS encoding LysE family translocator, whose protein sequence is MELLLLYCGWWLLLAVTPGPAVLCVVGHALRAGLRGAVSAILGITLGHVFFFVCIALGLSAILESAAHVYDALRWAGAGYLACLGLRMIARSFRSNETTDSKTPPKVSTSSILEAWAIQATNPKALLFMSALLPQFIDKDRPLPPQLLALFMATVIIDAMVLLNYAWIAIRSGRMFRRPKVHAWFDRLLGACMLAFAARLAWWRRAD, encoded by the coding sequence ATGGAATTGCTCCTCCTCTATTGCGGTTGGTGGCTGCTGCTGGCGGTGACTCCGGGACCTGCAGTGCTGTGCGTTGTCGGTCATGCCCTCCGTGCCGGTCTTCGCGGTGCCGTCTCCGCCATCCTTGGGATTACGCTTGGCCACGTCTTCTTCTTCGTCTGCATCGCCCTGGGTCTCTCGGCGATTCTTGAAAGTGCCGCGCATGTTTACGATGCGTTGCGCTGGGCAGGCGCGGGCTACCTCGCCTGCTTGGGTTTGCGCATGATCGCGCGTTCCTTCCGGTCGAACGAAACAACGGACTCTAAAACTCCACCCAAAGTCTCGACGAGTTCGATCCTGGAAGCCTGGGCGATCCAGGCAACCAATCCGAAAGCGTTGCTGTTCATGTCCGCCTTGTTGCCTCAATTCATCGACAAGGATAGGCCCTTGCCTCCCCAGTTGCTCGCATTGTTCATGGCCACCGTGATCATCGATGCCATGGTGCTGCTGAACTACGCCTGGATCGCCATCAGGAGCGGACGCATGTTTCGCCGTCCGAAGGTACACGCATGGTTCGACCGCTTGCTGGGCGCGTGCATGCTCGCTTTCGCGGCCCGCCTGGCCTGGTGGCGTCGTGCTGACTAA
- a CDS encoding c-type cytochrome, whose product MHSFTPWTRSLGNLLVALVLAIHGSSGVQKMRAAADFSAQATPPDQLRTLKDFQIELIHNVPKGEQGSWVALCLDPQYRLIVSDQYGKLYRVTPPPLRSTAPAKVEPLDIALGQAQGLLYAFDSLYVMVANESFQGRGLYRVRDTNGDDRFDEVKLLRKMEGGGEHGPHAILKSPDGKGLTIIVGNQTKLTPIDQSRVPRHWSEDHLLPRLWDGNGFMKGVLGPGGWIAKTDPEGRSWELLSIGFRNQYDAAYNRDGELFTFDADMEWDMNTPWYRPTRINHVTSGSEFGWRSGGGKWPDYYLDSLGSVVNIGPGSPTGVTFGYGARFPARYQEAFFVCDWSYGKLYAVHLRPQGSGYVGTAEEFISGSPLPLTDLVVNPQDGALYFAIGGRKTQSGLYRVTYTGRDSTAPSKSTSAGRKERAQRARLETFHGRQDPAAVREAWPFLESKDRHLAYAARIALEHQPVDAWRELALAERKPASSMRAILALARVSSRDAFHRPPGSPAPSAHLRSQMIAALGRIAWKPLSNQERLDLLRAYSVVFTRMDRPEPREVEALASKFEPLFPTESQEINAELAALLVYLEAPQAASKIMAALTRAPSQEQQLEYARSLRVLRTGWTPSLRESYFRWFHKAASFRGGASLSGFMRDIKNDAVATLSPAEKQGLQTILDTKPERIDPLQNILAGRSFVKEWSVNELAPLAARSLKGRNFERGRELFGAVGCFACHRFATEGAAVGPDLTGVGNRFSARDLLESIIEPSKEISDQYQPIVVRLKDGSDVSGRVVNLSEEVVMVNPNMFDPNQMASIKRKDIASIEPSKVSMMPEGLLSVLREDEILDLMAFLISGGDRKHRAFR is encoded by the coding sequence ATGCATTCCTTCACCCCCTGGACGAGGTCTCTTGGCAACCTGCTCGTCGCGCTTGTTCTAGCGATTCACGGGTCTTCGGGCGTTCAAAAAATGCGCGCGGCTGCCGATTTTTCGGCTCAAGCCACGCCTCCAGACCAGCTCAGGACACTCAAGGATTTTCAAATCGAACTCATTCATAACGTTCCCAAAGGCGAGCAAGGATCCTGGGTCGCCCTTTGCCTTGATCCCCAGTACCGACTCATCGTTTCCGATCAATACGGCAAACTTTACCGCGTCACTCCCCCTCCGCTCCGTTCAACCGCCCCGGCCAAAGTCGAACCTCTCGACATCGCCCTGGGCCAGGCCCAAGGACTGCTCTACGCGTTCGACAGCCTCTATGTCATGGTCGCCAACGAATCCTTTCAAGGCCGCGGACTCTACCGCGTTCGCGATACCAACGGGGACGACCGTTTCGATGAGGTCAAACTGCTGCGCAAAATGGAGGGTGGAGGCGAGCACGGCCCCCACGCGATTCTCAAATCCCCCGACGGCAAGGGCCTCACCATCATCGTCGGCAACCAAACAAAATTGACCCCTATCGATCAATCCCGCGTCCCCCGCCATTGGAGCGAGGACCACCTCCTGCCGCGTCTCTGGGATGGCAACGGTTTCATGAAGGGAGTGCTCGGCCCAGGCGGGTGGATCGCAAAGACCGATCCGGAAGGACGATCATGGGAGCTTCTTTCCATCGGTTTCCGCAATCAATACGACGCAGCCTACAACCGTGATGGCGAACTGTTCACCTTCGACGCCGACATGGAATGGGATATGAACACGCCCTGGTACCGGCCGACGCGGATCAATCATGTCACCAGCGGCTCGGAATTCGGCTGGCGATCCGGAGGCGGCAAGTGGCCCGACTACTACCTCGACAGCCTCGGCTCCGTCGTCAACATCGGTCCCGGCAGCCCCACCGGAGTGACCTTCGGCTATGGCGCCCGATTCCCGGCTCGTTACCAGGAGGCCTTTTTCGTGTGCGATTGGAGCTACGGAAAGCTCTACGCTGTTCATCTGCGACCTCAAGGATCCGGCTACGTCGGAACCGCCGAAGAATTCATCTCCGGATCGCCCCTCCCGCTCACCGACCTGGTGGTCAATCCCCAGGACGGCGCGCTCTACTTCGCCATCGGAGGCCGCAAAACTCAATCGGGTCTCTACCGCGTCACCTACACAGGCCGCGATTCAACGGCCCCCAGCAAATCCACTTCCGCCGGACGGAAGGAACGCGCCCAGCGCGCGCGCCTCGAAACGTTCCACGGACGACAGGACCCCGCGGCGGTGCGCGAAGCATGGCCGTTCCTCGAGAGCAAGGATCGTCATCTCGCCTACGCGGCCCGAATCGCATTGGAGCATCAGCCCGTCGACGCCTGGCGCGAACTCGCCCTGGCCGAACGCAAGCCCGCCAGCTCCATGCGCGCCATTCTCGCCCTCGCCCGAGTTTCTTCCCGCGACGCCTTTCATCGTCCACCCGGCAGCCCCGCCCCCTCCGCCCACCTCCGCTCGCAAATGATTGCCGCGCTCGGGCGCATCGCCTGGAAGCCACTCTCCAACCAGGAACGATTGGACCTGCTGCGAGCCTATTCCGTGGTCTTCACGCGCATGGATCGGCCCGAGCCCAGGGAGGTCGAAGCCCTGGCATCGAAATTCGAACCTTTGTTCCCCACGGAATCTCAGGAGATCAATGCCGAACTCGCCGCGTTGCTGGTGTACCTGGAAGCTCCGCAGGCGGCTTCGAAAATCATGGCCGCGCTGACCCGGGCGCCCTCGCAAGAGCAACAGCTCGAATACGCCCGGTCCCTGCGCGTTCTCCGCACCGGCTGGACGCCCTCTTTGCGCGAGTCCTACTTCCGCTGGTTCCACAAGGCCGCCAGCTTCCGCGGCGGGGCCAGTCTTTCCGGATTCATGCGCGACATCAAGAATGACGCCGTCGCCACGCTGTCTCCCGCGGAAAAACAAGGGCTCCAGACCATCCTCGACACCAAGCCCGAGCGCATCGACCCGTTGCAAAACATTTTGGCGGGACGCAGCTTCGTCAAGGAATGGAGCGTGAACGAATTGGCTCCGTTGGCCGCCCGCTCTCTCAAGGGCCGCAACTTCGAGCGCGGACGTGAACTTTTCGGAGCTGTGGGGTGTTTCGCCTGCCATCGATTCGCCACCGAAGGGGCGGCTGTCGGACCCGACCTCACCGGGGTTGGCAATCGATTCAGCGCGCGGGACCTGCTGGAATCGATCATCGAACCGAGCAAAGAGATCAGCGACCAGTATCAGCCCATCGTGGTCAGATTGAAGGATGGCTCGGATGTCAGCGGGCGCGTCGTGAACCTCAGCGAGGAGGTCGTCATGGTCAACCCCAACATGTTCGACCCCAACCAAATGGCCTCCATCAAACGAAAAGACATTGCGTCCATCGAACCCTCCAAAGTCTCGATGATGCCCGAGGGATTGCTGAGCGTGCTTCGCGAGGACGAAATCCTCGATCTGATGGCCTTCCTGATTTCGGGCGGCGACCGCAAGCACCGGGCCTTTCGCTGA
- a CDS encoding NAD(P)-dependent oxidoreductase — protein sequence MGHHTRERILLTGAAGRIGSVIVPLLRQYYALRLLDLAPLTPERDDHIVRCDLRNFVALKRACKGVRALVHLAAVSDEADFHSKLLPMNLEGAYNAFEAARQAGLRKVVFASTAQTVLNYGKGHWVTPEMPPRPFTVYACTKVFGEALARYYADTHGMSVIVLRICYFRSYDDPLLRVPGHDVQREWVSPKDLTHLLVKCLKKDISYGLFFAVSNNTGRYWDIRNAQEILGYNPQDNAVDMLKVPLPEAGPAPEPEPCAAPPLPPPSSPEPA from the coding sequence ATGGGCCACCACACTCGAGAACGAATCCTGCTCACCGGCGCCGCGGGCCGCATCGGCAGCGTCATCGTGCCGCTGCTGCGCCAGTATTACGCGCTCCGTCTGCTGGATCTCGCCCCGCTGACTCCCGAGCGGGACGACCACATTGTGCGATGCGACTTGCGCAATTTCGTCGCGCTCAAACGAGCCTGCAAAGGTGTCCGCGCCCTCGTTCATCTGGCGGCAGTCTCCGATGAAGCCGACTTCCACAGCAAACTTCTGCCCATGAATTTGGAGGGCGCTTACAACGCCTTCGAAGCCGCACGCCAGGCGGGCCTCCGCAAAGTCGTCTTCGCCAGCACCGCGCAAACCGTGCTCAATTACGGCAAAGGACACTGGGTCACACCGGAAATGCCCCCGCGCCCCTTCACCGTTTACGCTTGCACCAAAGTATTCGGTGAAGCCCTCGCCCGTTACTACGCGGATACCCACGGAATGTCCGTCATCGTGCTTCGCATTTGCTATTTCCGATCCTACGACGACCCGCTCCTTCGAGTTCCGGGGCATGATGTCCAACGAGAATGGGTCAGCCCCAAAGACCTCACCCACCTTCTGGTCAAATGTTTGAAGAAGGATATTTCCTACGGCTTGTTCTTCGCCGTCTCAAACAACACCGGGCGCTATTGGGACATTCGCAACGCCCAGGAAATTCTCGGCTATAACCCGCAGGACAACGCCGTCGATATGCTCAAGGTTCCTCTGCCTGAAGCCGGACCTGCGCCGGAGCCGGAACCTTGCGCAGCCCCTCCCCTTCCTCCGCCATCCTCCCCGGAGCCGGCCTGA
- a CDS encoding sugar phosphate isomerase/epimerase, translating to MPKPCFHPSVEGAQHGAKPLPDFLDFARRSGAAGAQPSNYMLQGGKLFKSAKEIRDIFQQAGLKLDGISAHCPFWVHTSAWTSTAGIRPFIPADVAKKSPADIEKWAENYILKLLDLAAELGLKVVPMFWGVAYGWELASGYPWGFWQGSDFDLIKEGSERFVKKTAKIRKHAKSLGISLAHEIHPGTAAMCADDFNLIVEACDGDPVLAVNADPSHCWEGESWETRFSKVGSRVQACHVKNFVIRPGHPLRKMEPNWQKRAMQFVDIGSGDLNMSRYIELLIHVGYPQRYCKLHNTETAPLIVEAESAYRDLDATSANGIAYVRDHLCFPAAGGSFEDGMGA from the coding sequence ATGCCGAAACCCTGTTTCCACCCGTCTGTCGAGGGCGCCCAGCACGGCGCAAAACCTTTGCCCGATTTTCTTGATTTCGCCCGCCGCTCCGGCGCCGCCGGAGCCCAGCCATCAAATTACATGTTGCAAGGGGGCAAGCTTTTCAAATCGGCCAAGGAGATTCGCGACATCTTCCAACAGGCCGGTCTGAAGCTGGACGGCATTTCGGCGCACTGCCCTTTTTGGGTGCATACCAGCGCGTGGACTTCCACCGCCGGCATTCGGCCCTTTATTCCTGCCGACGTGGCGAAGAAATCTCCCGCCGACATTGAAAAGTGGGCCGAGAATTACATTTTGAAGCTGCTCGATTTGGCTGCCGAGCTGGGTCTGAAAGTGGTGCCCATGTTCTGGGGAGTTGCCTACGGTTGGGAACTCGCCAGCGGCTATCCCTGGGGCTTTTGGCAGGGCTCCGATTTCGATCTCATCAAGGAAGGATCCGAACGCTTCGTCAAAAAGACGGCCAAGATCCGCAAGCACGCCAAATCCCTTGGCATCAGCCTCGCGCACGAGATTCATCCCGGCACGGCCGCCATGTGCGCCGACGACTTTAATCTCATCGTGGAAGCCTGCGACGGAGACCCGGTGCTGGCCGTCAATGCGGATCCGTCGCACTGCTGGGAAGGCGAATCGTGGGAAACGCGCTTCAGCAAAGTCGGCTCCCGCGTCCAAGCCTGCCACGTCAAAAACTTCGTCATCCGCCCCGGCCACCCGCTTCGCAAAATGGAGCCCAACTGGCAAAAGCGCGCCATGCAGTTCGTGGATATCGGTTCAGGCGATCTGAACATGTCCCGTTACATCGAACTGCTGATTCATGTCGGGTATCCCCAGCGCTACTGCAAGCTTCACAACACGGAAACCGCCCCGCTCATCGTCGAAGCCGAAAGTGCCTACCGAGACCTGGATGCCACCAGCGCCAACGGCATCGCCTACGTCCGCGATCACCTCTGCTTCCCTGCCGCCGGTGGATCCTTCGAAGATGGCATGGGAGCTTAG
- a CDS encoding DUF5069 domain-containing protein, which translates to MSKIVPLISSGTAGPLGVLHLPRLWQKVSLESRGKLADGYPGIGKGYDMMVISALGLNADAVAAHIKNDRPTYPQFEAWVKRQPGAKLDKATIHKLNVAIAGYIHADDTRKGILSSNGLADDGSILPDAINLNNLDDWKEFWEAELK; encoded by the coding sequence ATGAGCAAAATTGTTCCATTGATCAGCTCCGGCACGGCAGGCCCCTTGGGCGTCCTGCACCTTCCGCGCCTGTGGCAGAAAGTGTCACTCGAATCACGCGGCAAACTGGCGGATGGCTACCCCGGAATTGGCAAGGGCTACGACATGATGGTTATCAGCGCGCTCGGGTTGAACGCCGACGCGGTGGCAGCCCACATCAAGAACGACCGGCCCACTTACCCTCAATTTGAAGCATGGGTGAAGCGCCAACCCGGCGCGAAACTCGACAAAGCCACCATCCACAAACTCAACGTCGCCATCGCGGGCTACATCCACGCGGACGACACCCGCAAGGGCATCCTCTCCAGCAACGGCTTGGCCGATGACGGCTCCATCCTCCCGGACGCCATCAACCTGAACAACCTGGACGACTGGAAGGAATTCTGGGAAGCGGAATTGAAGTAA
- a CDS encoding class I SAM-dependent methyltransferase produces MAPVDIGDTCGLDGRVRPDRNRRRMEELFYGYFATRIYLPLSGLSRCWRRFSRRMRGKSDSFLQTTHLPEASWKDCTRTRTIRIWEHAKLNGNVRNSELAILSALASDCRDGTRLFEIGTFDGRTTLNLALSSPAHCTVHTLDLPSNLEPKFALAKGERHMVDKPRSGARYEKYRGRHPAAVGKIHQLLGDSATFDFSFYADTCSLVFVDGSHHYDYVISDTLAAMKMVMRGGVVIWHDDGVWGDVTRALDELERREGCGLRNIGGTSLAYWIKR; encoded by the coding sequence ATGGCCCCGGTTGACATTGGAGACACTTGCGGGCTGGATGGCCGAGTCCGGCCGGACAGGAATCGACGTCGAATGGAAGAGCTCTTTTACGGCTACTTTGCCACGCGGATCTACTTGCCACTCTCGGGGCTGTCCCGGTGTTGGCGGAGATTTTCGAGACGCATGCGGGGAAAGTCCGATTCGTTTCTTCAGACGACGCATTTGCCCGAGGCGTCCTGGAAGGACTGCACGCGGACGCGTACCATTCGCATCTGGGAGCATGCGAAGCTGAATGGGAATGTGCGGAACAGCGAGCTCGCCATTTTGTCTGCACTGGCCTCGGATTGCCGGGACGGGACGCGGCTGTTTGAGATCGGAACTTTCGACGGTCGAACGACTCTGAACCTTGCGTTGAGTTCACCGGCTCACTGCACCGTTCATACGCTGGACTTGCCATCCAACCTTGAGCCCAAATTCGCATTAGCGAAGGGTGAGCGGCACATGGTGGACAAACCGAGGTCCGGCGCGCGCTACGAAAAGTACCGGGGGAGGCATCCGGCCGCCGTTGGGAAGATTCATCAACTTCTGGGCGACTCGGCGACCTTTGATTTTTCGTTCTACGCGGACACCTGTTCCCTCGTTTTTGTAGACGGTTCTCACCATTACGACTATGTGATTTCAGACACCCTCGCGGCCATGAAGATGGTCATGAGGGGCGGGGTGGTGATCTGGCACGATGATGGCGTTTGGGGAGATGTGACGCGAGCGCTGGATGAATTGGAGCGCCGGGAAGGCTGCGGGCTTCGCAATATCGGCGGCACGAGCCTGGCTTATTGGATCAAGCGTTGA
- a CDS encoding DUF1080 domain-containing protein — MNPPLESGRQLVLHGLRSSIPFLARFKRILSRTFGLPDHDVSPERFDRTPTRAGPSVTTGISTRFCLFAWTLGLTSGALGAPSSPPSAPWESLFNGRNLEGWDTWLGPKSGGYHDPATTKEPSIGLNQDPLGVFTIVSKDGAPAIRVSGQVFGAITSHRDYGNVHIRVEYRWGVKKWPPRHEPKHYRDSGILYWCIGPHGAGSAAWMRSVECNIMEKGVGQWWAVAGTLVDIEGRRVVLEKDPRIPYRGEGPGEQCILWQPGAPQFTTGEGITSLLDPERPSDWNVCEVVAWGNTGIHLLNDQVVLVVMNPRYRENGREHAFHHGKIQLQSEGAELYFRKIEARPIHEIPPELLIHVPASAPEEKDFNPLFAARESEGWAQCGPGKFTLENGVATASGGMGLWWYTNRAYTNFVLRGSFKQEQELADSGIFVRFPNPGNDPWVAVKNGHEMEIGDPNPENPTWRTGSIYPFKASTRAGTHPGQWNDFELVCTGHNYLVRINGVAVTSWTDPERRCASGYIGLQNYDDGKTVRFRNLRIKELP; from the coding sequence ATGAACCCTCCTCTGGAATCAGGACGGCAGCTTGTACTCCACGGCTTGCGGTCCTCCATCCCCTTCCTGGCTCGTTTCAAGCGAATTCTCAGCCGCACCTTTGGGTTACCGGATCATGATGTTTCGCCGGAACGATTCGACCGCACGCCCACACGAGCAGGGCCTTCTGTCACTACCGGCATATCGACACGGTTCTGCCTCTTCGCATGGACCCTCGGGTTGACGTCCGGAGCCTTGGGCGCCCCATCCTCCCCACCTTCCGCGCCCTGGGAATCGCTGTTCAACGGGCGAAACCTGGAGGGTTGGGACACCTGGCTTGGCCCCAAGTCTGGCGGTTACCACGACCCCGCCACCACCAAGGAGCCTTCCATCGGACTCAACCAAGACCCGCTCGGCGTCTTTACCATCGTGTCCAAAGATGGCGCGCCAGCCATTCGCGTCTCCGGCCAGGTCTTTGGGGCCATTACCTCGCATCGCGACTACGGCAATGTCCACATCCGGGTCGAGTACCGATGGGGCGTCAAGAAGTGGCCGCCCCGCCACGAGCCCAAGCACTATCGCGACAGTGGCATTCTCTACTGGTGCATCGGACCTCACGGGGCGGGCAGCGCCGCCTGGATGCGCTCCGTCGAATGCAACATCATGGAGAAAGGCGTCGGACAATGGTGGGCCGTGGCCGGCACCTTGGTCGACATCGAAGGCCGGCGAGTGGTCTTGGAAAAAGATCCGCGCATTCCTTATCGCGGGGAAGGCCCCGGTGAACAATGCATTCTCTGGCAACCCGGCGCTCCTCAATTCACCACCGGCGAAGGCATCACCTCCCTGCTCGATCCCGAACGACCGAGTGACTGGAACGTTTGTGAAGTCGTCGCCTGGGGCAACACCGGCATCCACCTGCTCAACGATCAAGTGGTCCTGGTCGTCATGAATCCGCGCTACCGAGAGAATGGCCGCGAACACGCCTTCCACCATGGCAAGATCCAATTGCAGTCCGAGGGTGCCGAACTTTATTTCCGCAAGATCGAAGCGCGGCCAATCCATGAAATTCCCCCCGAACTGCTCATCCACGTTCCGGCCAGCGCTCCCGAGGAAAAGGACTTCAATCCCCTCTTTGCAGCGCGGGAGTCCGAAGGCTGGGCTCAATGCGGACCCGGAAAGTTTACCCTTGAGAACGGAGTCGCCACCGCTTCCGGCGGGATGGGACTGTGGTGGTACACAAACCGCGCTTATACCAACTTCGTCCTCCGCGGTTCCTTCAAACAAGAACAGGAACTCGCCGATTCGGGTATCTTCGTCCGCTTCCCCAACCCCGGCAACGACCCTTGGGTCGCCGTGAAAAATGGGCATGAAATGGAAATCGGCGATCCGAATCCGGAAAACCCAACTTGGCGCACGGGATCGATATATCCGTTCAAAGCCTCGACCCGGGCGGGCACTCACCCCGGTCAATGGAACGATTTCGAACTCGTCTGCACCGGCCACAACTACCTGGTCCGCATCAACGGCGTGGCGGTGACCAGTTGGACCGATCCGGAACGCCGGTGCGCAAGTGGCTACATCGGTCTGCAGAATTACGACGACGGGAAAACCGTTCGCTTCCGCAATTTGCGCATCAAGGAACTCCCGTGA